A single genomic interval of Bradyrhizobium sp. sBnM-33 harbors:
- a CDS encoding branched-chain amino acid ABC transporter permease, whose product MKEPLAAAVREPPPCGLQHLRSVNMASTMSASTSKRKVLPWIEGTLLGVFLFLPLVLEHYWVLFTTRIVILGLLALSFDMVWGYVGILSFGQALFFGGAGYSTALLATKLGVTSALILLPAALLAGLLISLVMAAIILFGKRSPTAVFVALGTLTGSYVVERLLRGWSYVGGQNGIPSLPRLTIGTMEIEEGIGFYYLAFGLLVLVYVGLRWAVRSQFGLVLAGIREQEERLAFLGYQTQTYKGIVFCLAGMIAGLSGGLYSFHEGFVGPAQLGPVFSTQVALYSMFGGAGTLIGAVIGTGSIEAVGYYVSQYWETGWPILLGMLLLAIVTYRPAGLISLVVSERERIGTFGGEAVSASDNIAERCHEHA is encoded by the coding sequence GTGAAGGAACCTCTGGCGGCGGCCGTTCGCGAGCCGCCGCCGTGCGGGTTGCAGCATCTCAGATCCGTAAACATGGCCTCAACGATGTCAGCGTCAACTAGCAAGCGGAAGGTGCTGCCTTGGATCGAAGGCACGCTGCTCGGCGTGTTTCTGTTCTTGCCACTCGTGCTTGAGCATTATTGGGTCTTGTTCACAACCCGGATCGTTATCCTTGGGTTGCTGGCACTATCGTTCGATATGGTCTGGGGCTATGTCGGAATTCTGAGTTTCGGCCAGGCTCTGTTCTTCGGCGGGGCTGGATACAGCACGGCCCTGCTGGCGACGAAACTCGGAGTCACCTCGGCACTGATCTTGTTGCCGGCTGCTCTCCTGGCGGGTCTTCTCATTTCTCTGGTCATGGCCGCCATCATTCTCTTCGGCAAGCGATCGCCGACAGCGGTATTCGTGGCCTTGGGTACTTTGACCGGGTCCTACGTGGTCGAGCGGTTGCTTCGCGGGTGGTCGTATGTCGGAGGCCAGAACGGCATTCCCTCGCTGCCGCGCCTTACCATCGGCACAATGGAGATCGAAGAGGGTATCGGTTTCTACTACCTGGCGTTCGGGCTGCTGGTGTTAGTCTATGTCGGGCTGCGCTGGGCGGTGCGATCGCAGTTCGGGCTCGTGCTCGCCGGCATACGGGAGCAGGAGGAGCGGCTCGCGTTCTTGGGCTACCAGACTCAGACTTATAAGGGCATTGTATTCTGTCTGGCAGGCATGATCGCCGGGCTTTCGGGTGGACTTTATTCTTTCCACGAAGGCTTCGTTGGGCCAGCTCAACTCGGTCCAGTGTTTTCGACGCAGGTAGCGCTCTATTCCATGTTCGGCGGAGCGGGAACGCTGATCGGCGCCGTGATCGGCACTGGCTCCATTGAAGCCGTGGGATATTATGTTTCTCAATACTGGGAGACGGGTTGGCCGATCCTGCTTGGCATGCTGCTGTTAGCGATCGTAACATATCGTCCCGCAGGTCTCATCAGCCTCGTCGTTTCAGAAAGAGAAAGAATCGGAACATTCGGAGGCGAGGCCGTGAGCGCGTCCGATAACATTGCGGAGCGCTGTCATGAACATGCTTAG
- a CDS encoding ABC transporter ATP-binding protein, giving the protein MPSLLSSNGLCTSYDRGQVLFDVSIEAPASGCVAVLGRNGAGKTTLLKTLSGDLSPTRGSVSFDGQDVTHMPLERRVSLGLGTVPQDHNIFSGMTVRENLEIGALINGKRSSSFDEIVELFPRLGQRMHQKAGTLSGGERKMVAISRALLGNPRLLLLDEPTEGVWHGVIEEIAECLKRLAKRIGVIIVEQHIKLALEVSERCYVMDRGSIALAGDSAAVQNDPALHRLLAP; this is encoded by the coding sequence ATGCCTAGTCTGCTCAGCAGCAATGGTCTTTGCACCTCCTACGATCGTGGCCAGGTCCTGTTCGACGTCTCGATCGAGGCGCCGGCCAGTGGTTGCGTCGCCGTTCTCGGTCGGAACGGTGCCGGAAAGACGACGCTCTTAAAGACCCTGTCGGGCGATCTGTCGCCGACCCGCGGAAGCGTCAGCTTCGACGGGCAAGACGTAACGCACATGCCGCTTGAGCGAAGGGTGTCGCTCGGGTTGGGTACAGTGCCGCAGGATCACAACATTTTCTCGGGCATGACCGTGAGAGAAAACCTCGAAATCGGCGCTCTGATCAATGGGAAGCGCAGCTCAAGCTTCGATGAAATCGTCGAGCTTTTTCCTCGGTTGGGCCAACGCATGCACCAAAAGGCAGGCACACTGTCTGGCGGCGAGCGGAAGATGGTTGCCATCAGCCGCGCCCTGCTGGGCAACCCACGCCTGCTCCTCCTCGACGAACCCACCGAGGGAGTTTGGCACGGCGTCATTGAAGAGATCGCCGAGTGCCTGAAGCGGCTTGCCAAGCGTATCGGCGTGATCATCGTCGAGCAGCATATCAAACTTGCGCTCGAAGTCTCGGAACGCTGTTACGTGATGGACCGCGGATCGATCGCGCTTGCTGGTGATAGCGCAGCCGTACAAAATGACCCGGCGCTGCATCGTCTGCTGGCGCCATGA
- a CDS encoding amidase, translating into MSIEAPTPSEVAEAARECGLSLSQGDIASYIGLMKPYIDGYNLVHELSDNVPEVKYPRGKVTFPSAEENRQNAWYVKTSIKGSTNGPLLGKRVAIKDNVMVAGVPMMNGSSILEGFVPEVDATIVTRILDAGGEIVGKTHCEYYCISGGSHTGAKGVVHNPYRHGFSAGGSSSGSGVVVALGEADMAIGGDQGGSIRMPSSWCGLYGMKPTHGLVPYTGIMPIEIFIDHTGPMCKSVTDNAVLLEVIAGADGFDPRQYAPKIHPYSRMLDVGVKNLRIGIVKEGFARPESETAVDENVRKGADLFRKLGASVEDVSIPMHLMGPSIWTPIGIEGITQTMMFGDGYGLSRPDLYVTGLVDKLHGWQRRADELSETTKVITVLGTHMKKQFGPRYYGKAVNLARRLTAAYDEALATYDLLLMPTLPMAPTPLPGPDASRELIVQRAFEMTNNTCPFDISHHPAMNVPCGMIDGLPIGLMLIGKHFDEPTIYRAAYAFEQADDWRTM; encoded by the coding sequence ATGTCGATTGAAGCACCAACTCCATCGGAGGTCGCCGAAGCGGCCAGGGAATGCGGTCTGTCGCTGTCACAAGGCGATATCGCGTCCTATATTGGGCTAATGAAGCCGTACATCGACGGATACAACCTGGTGCATGAGCTTTCCGACAACGTGCCGGAGGTAAAATATCCGCGCGGCAAGGTGACGTTCCCCTCTGCCGAAGAGAACCGGCAGAACGCCTGGTATGTCAAGACCTCGATCAAGGGATCGACAAATGGGCCGCTGCTGGGCAAACGCGTCGCAATCAAGGACAATGTCATGGTTGCCGGCGTTCCGATGATGAACGGATCCTCGATCCTCGAGGGCTTTGTGCCCGAGGTCGATGCGACGATCGTGACGCGGATTCTCGACGCTGGCGGCGAGATCGTCGGAAAAACGCACTGCGAATATTACTGCATCTCCGGTGGCAGCCATACGGGCGCGAAGGGTGTTGTGCATAACCCATACAGGCACGGATTCTCCGCCGGCGGCTCCTCGTCGGGCAGCGGAGTCGTGGTCGCGCTGGGTGAGGCCGATATGGCGATCGGTGGCGATCAGGGAGGCTCGATCCGGATGCCGTCAAGCTGGTGCGGGCTGTATGGCATGAAGCCCACACATGGTCTCGTACCATATACGGGCATCATGCCCATTGAGATCTTCATCGATCATACAGGCCCAATGTGCAAATCGGTAACGGACAATGCTGTCCTGCTCGAGGTGATCGCAGGAGCAGATGGTTTTGATCCCAGACAGTACGCGCCGAAGATTCATCCCTATTCGCGAATGCTCGATGTCGGGGTGAAAAACCTACGGATCGGCATCGTGAAGGAAGGATTCGCCCGGCCGGAATCCGAGACCGCAGTCGATGAAAACGTTCGGAAGGGGGCAGATCTGTTCCGCAAGCTCGGAGCTTCGGTTGAGGACGTCTCGATCCCAATGCATCTCATGGGCCCGTCGATCTGGACACCGATCGGCATCGAAGGAATTACCCAAACCATGATGTTCGGGGATGGCTATGGGCTTTCGAGGCCAGATCTCTACGTTACCGGTCTGGTCGACAAGTTGCATGGCTGGCAGCGTCGTGCCGACGAGCTGTCGGAGACGACCAAGGTGATCACTGTTCTCGGCACCCATATGAAGAAGCAGTTTGGACCGCGATACTACGGCAAGGCTGTCAATCTGGCGCGTCGGTTGACCGCCGCCTATGACGAGGCTCTTGCCACTTACGACCTGTTGCTGATGCCGACGCTTCCCATGGCTCCAACGCCCTTGCCGGGTCCCGATGCCAGCCGCGAGCTGATCGTGCAGCGCGCCTTCGAGATGACCAACAATACCTGTCCGTTCGACATCAGCCACCACCCGGCGATGAACGTGCCGTGCGGTATGATCGATGGCCTTCCGATCGGGCTCATGTTGATCGGGAAGCATTTCGACGAGCCGACCATCTATCGCGCGGCCTACGCCTTCGAACAGGCTGATGACTGGCGGACGATGTGA
- a CDS encoding ABC transporter ATP-binding protein → MNMLRIRGVTRKFGALVALNGVDLDVKAGEFHGLIGPNGSGKSTLLKCLAGALTPDSGTISLLGRDITSNTPFERSRAGLSIKFQITSILPKLSVYDNMLLAFQADDGIVAQMLSRSRRHLRDRIMSMLQRYRLASREKDLAGDLSHGQQQWLEIAMAVSRGPKVLLLDEPTAGMSPQERRATGELLLEAKDECPLVIVEHDLDFIRDICESLTVLDQGKVVASGPLAEVQANQNVREAYLKNA, encoded by the coding sequence ATGAACATGCTTAGGATTCGTGGCGTGACACGCAAGTTCGGGGCTCTTGTCGCGCTAAATGGCGTCGATCTCGACGTTAAGGCCGGTGAATTTCACGGGCTGATCGGGCCAAATGGTTCGGGAAAGTCGACCTTGCTTAAATGTCTCGCGGGCGCGTTGACGCCGGACTCTGGCACCATCTCGCTCCTTGGCCGCGACATTACGAGCAATACGCCTTTTGAGCGTTCGCGCGCCGGCTTGTCTATAAAGTTTCAGATCACGAGCATTCTTCCCAAGCTCTCGGTGTATGACAACATGCTGCTGGCGTTCCAGGCCGATGACGGCATCGTGGCCCAGATGCTGTCTCGATCTCGGCGTCATCTGCGCGACCGGATCATGTCGATGTTGCAGCGCTATCGGCTTGCGTCGCGTGAAAAGGACCTTGCCGGCGATCTTTCTCACGGTCAGCAGCAGTGGTTGGAGATTGCCATGGCGGTCTCGCGCGGGCCGAAGGTGCTGCTTCTCGACGAGCCGACTGCCGGGATGAGTCCCCAGGAGCGGCGCGCGACCGGCGAATTGCTCTTGGAGGCGAAGGACGAGTGTCCACTTGTCATTGTCGAGCACGACCTCGATTTCATTCGAGACATCTGCGAGTCCCTGACGGTGCTGGATCAGGGTAAAGTTGTCGCGAGCGGCCCATTGGCCGAGGTGCAGGCCAATCAGAATGTGCGGGAGGCTTATCTAAAAAATGCCTAG
- a CDS encoding thiolase family protein, protein MEDVYIIGVGMTPFGRHLDKSLKKLVAWALNDALSDAGIDKSEIQAAFFGNVVQGFMEGQTCIRGQVALLPEGLQGIPVFNVENACATASSAFNLAVNHLRAGAGEVALAIGAEKMYDEDKAKMFAIFDSGWDVHTPKENADRLIALGQGVDPPPGSVSDRPYSVFMDVYAALGRQLMRLHDITQEQMAFVAAKNHTHAVDNERAQYRKSMTADEVLAGRAISYPLTLPMCAPISDGAAAAIICTGAALKRLGVQASRAVKVRASVIRSATARGGDDLENHITRLTARAAYEQAGVAPEDVDVVEVHDATAIGELIQSANLGLCELGASGRFAQSGATTLGGRVPINPSGGLESKGHPIGATGIGQIFELVAQLRGEAGSRQVKDARIAVQENGGGLWGFEEAVAHIAVFERGVA, encoded by the coding sequence ATGGAAGACGTCTATATCATCGGCGTCGGGATGACGCCGTTCGGTCGGCATCTGGATAAGAGCCTGAAAAAGCTTGTTGCGTGGGCTTTAAATGATGCGTTGAGCGATGCAGGCATCGACAAATCCGAGATCCAGGCTGCTTTCTTTGGAAACGTCGTCCAAGGTTTCATGGAGGGACAGACTTGCATCCGCGGGCAGGTCGCGCTGTTGCCCGAAGGCCTTCAGGGAATCCCGGTCTTCAACGTGGAAAACGCCTGTGCGACGGCGTCGTCCGCGTTCAATCTCGCGGTGAACCATCTGCGCGCCGGAGCCGGTGAGGTCGCTCTCGCAATAGGCGCCGAGAAAATGTACGACGAGGACAAGGCGAAGATGTTCGCCATCTTCGATTCGGGTTGGGATGTCCATACGCCGAAGGAAAATGCGGATCGGTTGATTGCTCTCGGTCAGGGTGTCGATCCGCCTCCCGGGAGTGTGTCCGATCGGCCCTACAGCGTCTTCATGGATGTCTACGCCGCTCTTGGTCGACAGTTGATGCGTTTGCACGACATCACCCAGGAGCAAATGGCCTTTGTCGCCGCCAAGAACCACACCCACGCGGTCGACAACGAGCGGGCGCAGTATCGCAAATCGATGACTGCCGATGAAGTCTTGGCGGGGCGCGCCATTAGCTACCCGTTGACGCTGCCGATGTGTGCGCCGATTTCCGATGGCGCTGCGGCTGCCATCATCTGCACCGGCGCGGCGCTCAAACGTTTGGGTGTTCAGGCGTCTCGCGCTGTCAAGGTGCGGGCGAGCGTTATCCGCTCCGCAACGGCGCGCGGAGGTGATGATCTCGAGAACCACATCACCCGGCTCACGGCAAGAGCTGCCTATGAACAGGCGGGCGTAGCGCCGGAGGACGTCGACGTGGTGGAGGTCCATGACGCCACCGCGATCGGCGAGCTCATCCAGAGCGCCAATCTCGGACTGTGCGAGCTCGGAGCCTCCGGCAGGTTTGCGCAGAGCGGGGCCACAACGTTGGGCGGCCGCGTGCCCATCAACCCATCGGGCGGTCTCGAATCCAAGGGCCATCCGATCGGGGCGACCGGCATTGGGCAGATATTCGAGCTCGTTGCGCAGTTGCGAGGAGAGGCAGGGTCGCGACAAGTCAAGGATGCGCGGATCGCCGTCCAGGAGAATGGTGGGGGACTTTGGGGGTTCGAGGAAGCCGTCGCACACATTGCTGTGTTCGAACGCGGCGTTGCCTGA
- a CDS encoding substrate-binding protein, producing MNEILESYSRRLFLQRTALFSGMLALGSGSYLLNPRGAWAADPIKVGFALDLTGPISVQGLPCANVAKMLVEDINAKGGVLGRPLQMFLEDTATNEAIAVTRVSKLVQKDNVDVMIGGITSSMRNAIKDTIVNRGKKLYLYPQLYEGKECTANLFCTGPTPAQQCDTFVPWLMKNTGKKFYFTGADYIWPHTLNAYAKNVVEKNGGEVVGEEYSPVDQVEYGATVRKIMANNTDVVFTTLIPPGLPVFVKQLYEAGFMKRGGRVASVLYDESTMTISSPAETEGLASCLDYFRAVDDPFSKQLFEKYTAMFGTKNPLSAAGGSTGTYRAVKLWEAAAKEAGSVARDAVAAALDHAKISEGPGGGAEMVPGTRHVKMNMYTAVAKGGKFDIVDKSNGAVAPGECMKS from the coding sequence ATGAACGAGATCCTCGAATCGTACTCCCGCAGGCTCTTCTTGCAGCGCACGGCCCTTTTTAGCGGCATGCTGGCACTCGGGAGCGGAAGCTATCTGCTCAATCCGCGGGGAGCGTGGGCTGCTGATCCAATCAAAGTCGGCTTCGCGCTCGATCTGACGGGCCCCATCAGTGTGCAGGGTCTTCCCTGCGCAAACGTCGCCAAGATGCTCGTCGAGGATATCAACGCCAAAGGCGGCGTTCTTGGGCGTCCGCTGCAAATGTTTCTCGAAGACACGGCGACCAACGAAGCGATTGCGGTGACGCGCGTGAGCAAGCTAGTCCAGAAGGACAATGTCGATGTTATGATCGGCGGCATTACGAGTTCAATGCGCAATGCGATCAAAGATACGATCGTCAATCGGGGCAAGAAGCTCTACCTCTATCCTCAACTCTACGAGGGTAAGGAATGCACCGCTAACCTGTTCTGCACCGGGCCGACGCCTGCGCAGCAATGCGACACATTCGTGCCTTGGCTGATGAAGAACACCGGCAAGAAGTTCTATTTTACTGGCGCAGACTACATCTGGCCGCACACGTTGAACGCATACGCCAAGAACGTCGTCGAGAAGAATGGCGGCGAGGTCGTCGGCGAAGAATACTCGCCCGTCGATCAGGTCGAGTACGGCGCCACGGTTCGCAAGATCATGGCAAACAATACGGACGTGGTCTTCACGACCTTGATCCCACCGGGCCTGCCGGTTTTCGTAAAGCAGCTGTACGAAGCGGGTTTCATGAAGCGCGGCGGACGTGTCGCCTCGGTGCTTTATGACGAGAGCACGATGACGATCAGCTCGCCCGCTGAGACGGAGGGTCTGGCGAGCTGTCTCGACTACTTCAGAGCCGTTGACGATCCGTTCAGCAAACAGCTGTTCGAGAAGTACACGGCCATGTTTGGAACGAAGAACCCGCTGTCGGCGGCCGGCGGCTCGACCGGTACCTATCGTGCGGTGAAGCTGTGGGAAGCGGCAGCCAAGGAGGCAGGCAGCGTCGCCCGCGACGCGGTTGCTGCCGCACTGGATCACGCAAAGATCAGCGAGGGACCGGGTGGCGGTGCCGAAATGGTGCCCGGTACCAGGCACGTGAAAATGAACATGTATACCGCTGTTGCGAAGGGCGGGAAATTTGACATCGTGGACAAATCAAATGGCGCCGTCGCGCCAGGCGAATGCATGAAGTCGTGA
- a CDS encoding enoyl-CoA hydratase has translation MMDNVLTEIGDRTLTIRLNRPDKRNALTRTMYSCLADALERAEADASIRVVVLTGSADCFTAGNDLSDGIIEGPDGPHGRFMSALAECSKPIIAAPCGIAVGIGVTMLLHCDLVYCGSHTTFRIPFVPLAVCPECASSYLLPRLVGHHRASEILLTGEAFDATTALELGIVNGVFPNDQVEEIAKAKAALVAAQPPTSVRTTKMLMKRSMAEDVREAIKVEIEHLVRLQHRAEAIQAVNAFKEKRRADFSRFT, from the coding sequence ATGATGGACAATGTGCTGACCGAAATCGGTGATCGAACTCTGACGATCCGTCTGAACCGACCGGATAAGCGAAACGCGCTAACTCGCACGATGTATTCATGCCTCGCAGATGCTCTTGAACGGGCCGAGGCCGACGCTTCCATCAGGGTGGTCGTCCTGACGGGGAGCGCTGATTGCTTTACGGCCGGCAACGACTTGTCCGACGGCATTATCGAGGGGCCCGACGGACCGCATGGCCGGTTCATGAGTGCTTTGGCGGAATGCAGCAAGCCAATCATTGCCGCGCCATGCGGCATTGCCGTTGGTATCGGCGTGACGATGCTTTTGCACTGCGATCTCGTCTACTGCGGATCACATACAACCTTCAGAATTCCGTTCGTGCCGTTGGCGGTTTGTCCGGAGTGTGCATCGTCTTACTTGCTGCCCCGGCTGGTCGGACATCATCGCGCGAGCGAAATCCTGCTCACAGGAGAAGCGTTCGACGCGACTACGGCGCTTGAGCTAGGGATCGTGAATGGCGTGTTTCCCAATGACCAGGTTGAAGAGATTGCCAAAGCGAAGGCGGCGCTCGTCGCGGCTCAGCCGCCTACGTCAGTGCGAACGACGAAAATGCTCATGAAGCGGTCAATGGCGGAGGACGTTCGCGAGGCGATTAAGGTCGAAATAGAGCATTTGGTTCGGCTCCAGCATCGAGCTGAAGCAATACAAGCGGTTAACGCATTCAAAGAGAAGCGCCGCGCCGACTTCTCGCGGTTTACCTGA
- a CDS encoding glutamine amidotransferase: MPSKRALAIRHVAFEDLGTFEPVLAEFGYSVSYCDIGKTQLDGRQLAAADLVVILGGPIGCYETTQYPFLNNEVEAIRVRLESGAPTLGICLGAQLIANALGAAVYPGPVKEIGWAPVVLTDHGLVSVARHLGQDGQVLHWHGDTFDLPPGARLLASTRDVRNQAYAIGTSVLAFQFHPEIRTEDHEQWLIGHAHELAANKIDIPALRADTKRNGPDLERRARSMLSEWLGNLPPS; this comes from the coding sequence ATGCCCAGTAAGAGAGCTCTGGCGATTCGGCATGTCGCGTTTGAGGACCTCGGGACATTTGAGCCTGTTCTCGCCGAGTTCGGTTATTCGGTCAGCTACTGCGACATCGGAAAGACGCAACTGGACGGCAGGCAATTGGCGGCCGCCGACTTGGTTGTCATTCTCGGGGGGCCAATCGGCTGCTATGAAACCACTCAGTATCCGTTTCTGAACAACGAAGTTGAGGCCATCCGGGTGCGACTCGAGTCCGGTGCGCCGACTCTCGGGATCTGTCTTGGAGCCCAGTTGATCGCAAATGCATTGGGCGCCGCGGTATACCCGGGACCCGTCAAGGAAATCGGCTGGGCGCCGGTTGTTCTAACGGACCACGGGCTGGTTTCAGTCGCCAGACATCTCGGGCAGGACGGCCAGGTGCTGCACTGGCACGGCGATACATTCGACCTGCCGCCCGGCGCGCGGCTGCTGGCCTCGACGAGAGATGTCCGCAATCAGGCCTATGCGATCGGCACTTCGGTGCTCGCATTTCAATTCCACCCGGAAATCAGAACGGAAGACCACGAACAATGGCTGATCGGCCACGCGCACGAGCTGGCAGCCAACAAGATCGATATACCGGCTCTCCGCGCGGACACGAAACGCAATGGTCCGGATCTGGAGCGGCGCGCGCGGTCGATGCTATCGGAATGGCTGGGCAACCTGCCGCCGAGTTGA
- a CDS encoding NAD(P)H-dependent flavin oxidoreductase — translation MGNYGDPQVTARLQAKLKLPLFVAPMFLVSGRNLVVASSSSGVLGSIPALNARTTDILDSWISDIVAKLETAGATAPFAVNLIAHASNTRLDADIDLMIKHKVPIAISSVGSPDRLIDSIHSYGGLVFSDAATVRHAKRAASAGVDGLVLLSAGAGGNTGWLNPFSFLAEVRRFFDGPIALAGGLSTGRQIAAAEMMGADFVLMGTTFIATQESEADQSYRDMLIESGADDVVTTDKLTGIPANILRASLEKSGFIDRGNHKGFSVNRDTDLMKMWRDIWSAGHGVGGVTRTVSVRDEVERLVHERAAALERNQSMAEAY, via the coding sequence ATGGGAAATTATGGCGATCCACAAGTAACCGCTCGGCTCCAGGCCAAGCTCAAGTTGCCGCTCTTTGTCGCGCCGATGTTTCTCGTTTCCGGTCGAAACCTTGTAGTAGCGTCGTCGTCAAGCGGCGTTCTTGGGTCCATTCCGGCTCTCAACGCGAGAACCACTGATATCCTCGACTCTTGGATCAGCGATATTGTCGCGAAGCTGGAAACTGCAGGCGCGACGGCTCCATTCGCAGTAAACCTTATCGCCCATGCGAGCAACACGAGACTCGATGCCGACATCGACTTGATGATCAAGCATAAGGTGCCGATCGCGATATCCAGCGTAGGCAGCCCGGACCGGCTGATAGATAGTATCCATAGTTATGGCGGTCTGGTCTTCTCCGATGCCGCGACGGTTCGCCACGCAAAGCGCGCTGCGTCAGCAGGCGTTGACGGACTGGTGCTTCTAAGCGCCGGCGCGGGCGGCAATACGGGCTGGCTAAATCCATTTTCGTTCTTGGCGGAAGTTCGCAGATTTTTTGATGGGCCGATCGCACTTGCGGGAGGTCTTTCGACAGGACGGCAGATCGCCGCTGCCGAAATGATGGGAGCGGATTTTGTACTCATGGGCACTACCTTCATTGCAACGCAAGAAAGCGAAGCCGATCAAAGCTATCGAGACATGCTCATCGAAAGCGGCGCTGACGACGTTGTGACAACCGACAAGCTGACTGGGATCCCGGCAAACATCCTGCGTGCCAGTCTGGAAAAGTCGGGCTTTATCGACCGCGGAAATCACAAAGGTTTCAGCGTAAATCGCGATACCGACCTCATGAAAATGTGGCGTGATATCTGGAGCGCTGGCCACGGAGTAGGAGGCGTAACAAGAACTGTGAGTGTACGCGATGAGGTCGAAAGGTTGGTGCACGAGAGGGCGGCTGCCCTCGAGAGAAATCAGTCAATGGCCGAAGCGTACTAA
- a CDS encoding branched-chain amino acid ABC transporter permease: MTAADVAPFLFDVVGSMAIFVLAVLGLGVIASMMGIFNFAHGEFLLLGAYTVYLAHEAGLPTWVGMIAAPFVVALIALGLERTIIRRFYATPVAAMISTFAIGLVLRESVRLLLGGQFYSVEAPLIGAFFIGDVALSKWRVVIILMTVIVLAASYLFLSRSTLGLYVRASLENPGLARASAIPTSRVYAGTFAFGAALAGLAGGLMVPIYSLNADIGVPFLIKSFLAVMVGGVGSFEGSVLGASFIGAGAAGLPWAIKPVVADVLLFLVAILFVKYRPTGLLSLWRK, from the coding sequence ATGACTGCTGCGGATGTAGCTCCCTTCCTGTTTGACGTCGTCGGCTCAATGGCAATCTTCGTGCTTGCTGTTCTCGGCCTCGGCGTCATTGCGAGCATGATGGGTATCTTCAATTTCGCCCATGGCGAGTTTCTGCTGCTGGGCGCGTACACGGTTTATCTCGCCCACGAGGCCGGCCTACCGACATGGGTTGGAATGATCGCAGCTCCCTTTGTCGTCGCACTTATCGCGCTCGGTCTCGAACGAACGATCATACGTAGGTTCTACGCGACGCCAGTCGCGGCGATGATCAGCACGTTCGCTATCGGGCTCGTTCTCAGAGAGAGCGTCCGCCTCCTGCTGGGAGGCCAGTTCTACAGCGTCGAAGCCCCATTGATTGGCGCATTCTTCATCGGCGATGTCGCTCTGTCGAAGTGGCGCGTCGTCATCATTCTCATGACCGTCATCGTCCTGGCGGCGAGCTACCTGTTCCTGTCGCGATCGACGCTGGGCCTCTATGTCCGCGCGTCGCTGGAGAACCCGGGTCTTGCGCGTGCCTCCGCGATTCCGACCAGCCGCGTTTATGCAGGGACATTTGCGTTCGGTGCGGCCCTTGCTGGGCTCGCAGGCGGGCTGATGGTGCCGATCTACTCGCTGAACGCCGATATAGGCGTTCCATTTCTGATCAAGTCTTTCCTTGCCGTCATGGTCGGTGGCGTAGGCAGCTTTGAAGGATCCGTGCTCGGGGCGTCCTTTATCGGAGCAGGCGCGGCCGGGCTTCCCTGGGCCATCAAGCCGGTCGTTGCCGATGTCCTTCTGTTTCTCGTCGCAATTCTGTTCGTGAAGTATCGCCCAACCGGGCTTCTGTCACTGTGGAGAAAATGA